The DNA window GCACTCTCGATCCCTTCCAAAGTGCTTACGGCAATTCCCGCAGCCACGCCCACCGCGCCGATCAGGACCGAGCTCAACACGTGACCGATGCCGCAGGCCAGCGTGACCAGGAGCGTCTTCGCAACCCGCCAGTTGCGTGCGCGCGCCAGCACCACAAACGGCAAATAGTGATCGGGTCCTATGACCGTGTGGACAAAGCCTATGGATGCAGCAGAGGCCATGAGTATCGCCCAGGTGGAGCCTGGCATGTGCCCTCCTCGTCTCTATCGGCTCAGACTTTGCGTTTCCCAACTCGCCGACAACAGCCAGTTCCTCGACTCGCCTTCTATGTCAACCTCCATGACCTTGCCCTGCGCGTGCAGCTCAGCCAGCGCCTGGCGGATGGCGTGCGGTTCCCAATCGAATAGACGCGCAATATGCAGCGGCGAGGAGACGAGCACCGTGCTGAAGTACTTCTCCAGGATCTTCGTCCGCGCTTGCTGCGGCTCCATGTCCCGCGCTCTCTCGACCTCCGCTGCAAAACGCCGCACCACCAGGTCCCACACAAAGGTGAAAGGCTCATAGAGCTCCGCCACTTTGACGATGTACAGCTTCATCTGCAGCTCGGCCATAGCCCGGTCGAATTCATAGCGCTGCGCGGGACTGGCAAGTCGGCTCGCCTCTTTCAGCTCGCGGGTAATGCGGGGAGAGCGCTCGACCAGCGCGTCCATGATGCGCTTGGCCGCGGGGCTGAGGTGGCCGCGGCGGTACTCGTGCAGATAGTCCGCAGCGTCATCTGCTATGCCTCGCGCGCTGCAGAAGTAAGGGAAATACTCCAAGGAAATCATGGTGGGGCGGGAGCGCAGCGCCTTGCCGTAGTAGATCTTCTTCTCAGCGGCAAGCACGTCCTTCGCTTCCCAGACCAGGCCGATGGACCAGTCGTGCTGAATGTGTTCCGGCATCTGCGGGTTCCGTTCCCCGCACAC is part of the Calditrichota bacterium genome and encodes:
- a CDS encoding winged helix DNA-binding domain-containing protein: MRLSWEEVEQRRDRLYRRTRELRVTSVREALAFVNQVGFCFAFAAQRSELPCLWHAVCGERNPQMPEHIQHDWSIGLVWEAKDVLAAEKKIYYGKALRSRPTMISLEYFPYFCSARGIADDAADYLHEYRRGHLSPAAKRIMDALVERSPRITRELKEASRLASPAQRYEFDRAMAELQMKLYIVKVAELYEPFTFVWDLVVRRFAAEVERARDMEPQQARTKILEKYFSTVLVSSPLHIARLFDWEPHAIRQALAELHAQGKVMEVDIEGESRNWLLSASWETQSLSR